From the Drechmeria coniospora strain ARSEF 6962 chromosome 02, whole genome shotgun sequence genome, the window GCCTCATGCCGgcctctcgccgacggccggctaACAACGTTGCAGGCGCAGCTGGACCCAGCTCATGCAGGGAACCTCGACGGTACGTTCATCCCCCCTCCGgccggccgccaccgtcgacgcggccgacgcctCTACCCCCTCGGGCCCTGACGGGCTGCCAGGTCATTGACGCCATGGACTCGTGGAAGCACGAGTCGCTCTTTGGCGACTTCATCGCCGAGAGCAGCACCttcccgacggcgccctcgtcgccttcgcccgACCACCGGCCCAGCCAGCCCTCCGAGGAGGATCTCCACGCCTACCAGCGGACCCTCGAGCAGGTCCAAAAGGTCGAGGCCTTTCTCAAGCGCAGCAAGGAGGACACGACGCAGCTGCAGCATCTCATCGGCTTCCTCAAGGGTGCCCGCAAGATCACGCCCACCCTCTCCATCGCCGGACAGTACGAGCGCCTGCAACCCCTCCGCACCTGGCTCTTCTGGATGCCCGTCGGCTACCTCCAGAGCCATCAAGGCTCGCCCAACTcgctcgtcatcatcgcccaCCTCTAcaccgtcgccatcctcaTGGAGCGCCTCTTCCCCGAGATCGGCGCCGCCTACTTTGGCAGCCTCTCCATCTCGCCCGTCGAGGAAATTGCCCGCCGCCTCATGTCCTACAGCGTCGCCCGCAGCGACGCCGACAAGGGCGCGCATCATCAGACGCCCCTGGCGCTCATGGAGTTCCCCAtcgacaccgtcgccgaGTTCCGCTCCCGCATGGGCTGGAACAACCCGGAGCGGACGCCCTCGTTCCCGCAGTTCCACCCACCCAACTTCCCCGTCCCCCACGACGTCGTGGAGCAGCGACAACTcccgcaccagcaccagcaacagcaacagcatcagcaccagcaccagcaccagcaccagcttCAGCACCAGCttcagcaccagcaccagcaccagcacccaAACTACGTTCCGtacggcaccgccgccttcagctacggcgccgacgcgatGCCCATGCTGAACAGCGCTTCGACCCCGGCGCGAGGACACCAGCCGCTGCCGCACTTTGCGAGCCCGCAGTACCTTGCCATACCCTCCCCCACATATCGTGGCTCCTACAgcccggcctcgtcgacgattgAGGGCTCCGTCACCTACAGCGACGTGGATGACTATGGCTCGACCCTTGACCTGGGTTACACCTCGGCCCCCTGTCCCCCGGGCCAGCCTTTCCTGCTGGGCGAGGCGCAACATCGCAGCTACGGCGTCGGGTTCGTGACTCCCCACCAACCCGTGTGGATCTAGGCACTGTGATGGCGCCCGAAGAGCACTCGGTACTCGCTCTGCCAAGACGTAATCGAATTGACCGTTGCCCGTTCAGGAATCTGCGCCGCGGCCTCGTGAAGccgctgtcgacgacgctcggcTTCGCCCCtcccgacgacgctgccaATTCTGCCTCCTCGCGCTCCAGCGCCCCCTCTCCTTATCTTCACCCGGAGTCGCTCGCCATGCTTCCGCTGCCCGAATCCCCCctgtcgacgagcagccCGCCACGATTTCCCATCCGCCATCCCCACCAAgctgccgccgtctcggGGCGCCATCCCAACTCGCCCCTTGCCCAGATGCCCCTGGTCTCGCACCAAGACTTTGCCCTCCGGCGAGACCGGAACGGCAGGACGAGTCCGTTTAGGTAGCCCGGCCACGGACCGCGGCGGTtgacctcggcgccgtcgattCGACCTTGTCGTCTGCGCGTCgatgcccgccgccgtcgccgccaccgccgccgcctcgggaCACGCCATGTGCGGCCCGTGTTGAGCACGCGCGTTGAAGTCGTCTCTCGTTTCGAGCGACGAATGTCTTCGTCTGACGAATCCCGCCGGCTCCTTGCCCGATGGCAGGTCCGAGTTGATCTCGGACGATTCGAGAGGAATCATCGAACCTAGAGCATTGTACAACACGCAACGTTCCCTACGATGATATCTGGAACCTTTCTCGACACTCCTTGACGAAAAGATACCCAATAGCATACATATTAGACACTCATTACGACCATGATGACGATTAGATTCACTCCCTATTATCCAGCCACACATGATGGCGGCGGGGCTCCACAACGTGGTGCCGGATGATGATCGCATAGCGAGAGGCCCAACGTTGCGCTTTGATTTTCACATCTCCATTATTAATTTTCCTCTGCTTATTTTTGATTTTTCCACGGTAATACGAGGTAGTCGTGTCGTGTCGGACGTTGGCAGCTCGTGCGGGCACCCATCTCGTTTTGTACATGCCTGGCGCTGGACGGGATTGTTTGCGCCGGGAACGACGGTTGCTGGTACTGGTCTGATTTGATATTTTTTTGTTGCTCAAACGCATGTAAGCGGAGCGAACCTTTTTGGAACGATTTATTCATTGATAGAATGGATTGGAATCTGACTTTTTGGCAAACCGGACTGTAGTCGTTGTTATTTCGACAAGCTTGGCCTTTGGTACTCGCATAATAATATACGTAACTGACAGCACCTCCGTGTCGCATGTGACTAGTTTTACCAAGGTGAATTATGCATGCCCGGTGTCGTGTTGCACTGGTCTGCGGAAAAGTTTGAAGGTGTTGGACAAGAAATTCACCTGTCATTTGGGCACGAATCAACCAAGAATCAAACAGAATCGCCGAGGGGTATCCAGGGCTCTCATGCAAGGAACACACAATAATCAAGTTGATATATTGAAAAGATTCGTCCAGGCTTGCATGCAACAGAAAGGACTGCAAAATTGGTGACCTGCTATTTGGAGTAGGCAAGCCAGCGTCCTGCGTGTCTCCGTTTCCCTCATCACCACCGGCAAGGTCTTTTGTCACAATGAGCAAGTGGGCGGGCGCATAGATTTTAACATGGCGGGAACATGACCATTCTGCATTGTTCCGAAAGAGACCCGAGGATTCCAGACGCTTCGAACGCAGAGAATAGACAAGATGCTCTCGCTCATGGACCGGCAGGAAAGAAAAAAGCTTCAACGGCTTGAGCGCCAGTCCATGGCAAGGATTGAACCCGATCGTTCTATACCTTGTTTGTCAAGTGAAATAATACCCGCCTCGTTGAGCCTTTGCTCTGCGTGTGAACCATGGTACGAGTTGAACTGTCCCAAAGGTAACGATTCATACATGGCCCAAGTTCGAACTGGTGTATTGATATACCATCAGAACCAAAGTCATGTTCGAAGCTTCACAATTTACCTATAAAAGTTATTAAATTATTGGCGCCCTGCGAAGGGCCGATGCAACATAGATTTGGCCAGAGGCGGAAGTGGAAGGACGAGGATCCTTGCTCTGCAACTACAACACCCGTCATCTATCCCCAATACGATTGTTCTGTAGGGCGGCAAGAAAGGCTGGTTCGGAAATAAACTTTTGATGTGGTTCAATCGCAACGTGCTTTGTTCTGGCAGCATCTGTTGCTACTCTACACGCTTGTCCTGCCTAGCAATAGCAAACTCCCACTGCCAACCGACGAGGAGCCCAGATTAATGGCCACCTGTAAGCACAATCGGCGGCCACGTCAAGACTCAACAAGGATCTCGTGTTGCAAATTCTGCCTTCAAAGGTCATCACCTTCCTGGCCCCGCCTGTACCCTCCCCTTCGCGcccgcctctcctccctctcaCGCTCGCGGTCCCTCGCTCGCAGCTCCGGCATCGGGTGATGGTAGCTCTTGGTGCCCAGGTCGCCGCTCTCCGCGTTGGACTCGAGAAGGCTCTCGGTGATGGCGCTCGCGGCACTGCCGGGCTTCTGATAGCTAAAGTCGCGGCGCGCGGACCGGCTCTCGTCGCGAAGGCGACGTGCCTCGGCGCGGATGCGTTCCGCCTCACGCTCGGCGTTTCGGTCGGCGGTCGAGTAGACCTTCCGAATGGCGGCACCGGCCGGCTTcttggtcggcgtcgtcgtcggcgtcgtctgACGGTTGGAAAGCAgctcggacgaggccgtcgactcggTCGGGTTCGTCGAGCCATCCCAGTGAGAGCCCTCGGATTCCTTGTTCAAGCCGCCAACGCGGGCAGGTCTCTCGTGGCGGTACTGGCGCAACTCGTCGCGCGCATCCTTTTCTGCCATCTCGTCGATGACACCGGCGTCACCGACGTGCCGCGCCGTCGTGTTCTTCCCTGCACGCCTCTTGcgcctctccctctcccgcTGGGCACGCTTCTCCTCGCGCTTCTTCCTTGCCGCAATGTCGCTCGCTCCGGCGGTGATGCCGCTCAATGCCGTGTTCTCGGTcatgacggtgccggcgtcatcgtcgcgcACGTCCTTGTAGACGCTTCCGCCGCCCAGATCGGTCGACTCGGTGGCGCCCGAGAGCAGGGTGCCGTTGGGACCACGGCGTCGCAGCACCGTCGTCTTGTAGTCATCCCAATCCTTCTCCTGAAAGTGGAAGCCACCGTTCTTGGCCCAGAAGAAGAACCAGATGCCGGTGATGATGaaggcgacgccgatgatggcgaagaggacgaagaAGCCGACGTTGCTTATGTCGTGcgggtcgaggacgccgcGGGAGGGGTCTCCGCGGGAGGGGGCTCCACGCCTAAGGAGCCGACGAGCTTCGGCAAGAggcccctcgacggcccctTGGCGTGCTGCCGAGAGGATGACGTcggagaggaggatggcCGGGGCCATGGCAGGCAGACGCGGCAGCAGGTGAGCAGATCTGGTCCGTTGTTGTAAATccgcctcgcctccgtctccgtctccgtctccgtgtctcacccgtcgtcgatggcggggAGAGGAATGGAATGGAatgcggccgaggaaggcggtCGGTCGTGGTCGTGTGCCGGCCTTCCAGCCGAGGACGTGCGGTGGGAGGCCAGGAATGAGGTGGTGAATGTGGCAATGATTGCGGTAGTGATGGCCGGACGATTGATCGGCGACGTTTCTTGCTCTGTCACTGATGATCACCCGGCAAGCATGCGGACGATGGTTCCAGCTGGAGCAAGGTCTGCCGTCTGCGTATGTGTGCAGTGAATGAAGCAGATGATGAATATTAGTGCACAGTGGCCGTAGGTGTGGTTGGATGTTCAGGTACTTCGGTACGTACACTGTTCCCCCAGAAACGGCAGCCGAAAAAGGCTGTGGCTGGAGATTTGTCGGCGAGGCTGGACGGCTGCAGATACGGCAGAAATCCGGACAAAGAAAGCACTTTGGCTACGGAACCCTTTGCAGGGCAAAAATGACGACGAATACGCGCAGGACATGGGATAATTATCCGAGTTACTTTATCCGTTCAACAAGACAGTTTCCGCAGGTTTTGAAAAGGTTATTcgttactccgtagttgcgTACATCAGCTCGTGGACTGCGTTCTGCCCGCTGGCCTGCTGGCTGGCTGCCATCTGCGGTGACGcaacagcaagtacatgtacttgcatgcaagtaaacATTCGGATGGTGGGTGGCTAGGCAACCAGCCACAACCGCGTCCCACAGACAGTCTCCACCAACCACATCGATTTGCTTTGCCAcatctgtactccgtactgcataCCTACTTAAAGGGGTAGTACGTACTGTTTGAAATGAGACTAGTACCTAGTTGAAAGGTACGGGCgccacgtacttgcaccaggcacagtacggagtgcttgtactctgtactcctTAAGGTGATTgataattaatacttgtaattGCATAATTGCAAGTTTGCGAGTTTGACGACTCGGCAACCCAACAGGGCTTTGAAAGGCCTCATCGCATCGGCCACGCAATCATTCAACAAGGATTCCGTGTTGCACATCCAGCCTTCACAGGTCATCGCCTTGCTGACCCCTCCTTTACCCTGCATGCTTTCGAGTCCACGCCGCTTCCCCCGCTGTCCAACGCGACAAGAGCAGCATGATGCATGCCGTGAACAATGGGTGTTTGTGCCAATCGACACGCTGCATCCAAACTAGAAAACCGCATCACGCGTGCATCATCATCAGAGGCAGAAACGTATGGCCCTGCTTCCGACACACTACCGTCAAATAAGATTCCTGCCACGCTGTGCCATCTACAACGAACAAAGTCCATTTTCCGAATCCTTCCAGTCCACTCCCACTTGCGAGCCAACTTTTCAACCACAAGTGCCAGTCTCATCAAGTCCCAAACGATAATCCATCCCGTGGAAGGGAGTGAGTGAGTCTATTTGCCCGCCGCAGTCGTAGGTGAAAAAGAGAATGGCATCCCAGTATCCCAGTGCAAAAGAAATACCGCTCAGGGCACTCGGAGTGCGGGGGCGCGAACCCCCATTGGCCGTACAGTCTAATCCGATAGCCTTGGTGGTGTTTGCGTCGAAATCGAGAGCGAACGTGTCCTGCCGCGAGCCGAGCGGCAATGCCCTGCCAGTACCGGCACCGACCACTGGGAAACAGCAGGAATGAGCACAACAGGTGCGAGGTGGAACGCAATAGAAATGCAGAAAATAGAAAGCTTTCACCACGGCATCGATGCCCTCATcgaagggggaggggggggagccAACGATGAGCGGCCCATATTCAGTCATAGCTAGGCAATCCAAGTCTTGAACGACTCTGCTGCTCAACTGTACAGTCAACCCTTTGATGGGCATCCCGGCCGTCCGTCTAGGGATGAGATGTGGCAATGGACGAGAACCTCCCTACGGACCTCGATTGCGAAATTAAAACTTTTCTGCCACCTGCCGGTTTGACAACGAACCCACGTCAACAACCAGCAGAAGCGCACGGGGTTCGGGGAGTGATTTCGAGGACAATGCTCCGAATCTAGCGGGCGATGAAGGGTCAAGCAAGGAAACAAAGGGACAAAAGGACAAGAAACAAGGAAGAAAAGACGAAATGGGACGGGTGGGGAGGCGTCGTCAACGAGAACAATCAACAAGATGGCGCGCTTTCATTCCATACCGGGCCGTTTCAAGGAAAATTTGCGTCAAGCGCACGCCGGTCAAAACGATTTCGCTGGCTCCTCATCCATGCCGTGGCCGTCATCAAACATAGTCTTCGTAAGGATCATAAGGTGCGTGCGTCGTCGGTCCGTAGCCGCGACTCTGCGAGTCGGCCTGGCTCGGCGCGCGCGGCCGATGGGGAAGCGCCTTGCGCTCCATGCGGCTGCGGgagtcgtcgtggccgccctcgagctgcGGGTAGATGGTGCTGGATCTGTCGCTGCCGGCGCGGGAGccgctcggccggctcgtccacgtgatctcgccgccctcgttgCTGCACTCGATCTCGGCATCCCGCACGCGGACGACGGTGTTTCCCGGAACCTTGATGGTGAATTCCTCGTTGCCGTACGACGAGTGCGTCATGCCCGTCGTGTTGCTTCGTCTGTAGTCGCTATCATCTCGGCTTCCGCTGCTCCGCGTCGATCGGCTGCTGGGAAccctgcctcgcctcgtcgccttgcgcagcgtctcggccgtcagcgGCATCTGGGACCCGCCGCTGACGTCCTCCTGATACTTGAGGGCGGCGTTGATCTTGCTCTGCGCGACGCTCATgcccccgccgccgggaGCGCCTCCGCCGTGAGCGCCTCCGCCGTTGCCGTACGTGGGCGTGTGCCGGCTGCGGTTGGACGACGGCACGATGCCGTACTCTGCCTTTTCGTACGCCAGAGAGTCGCGTCTCGCCCGTGGCACGACGGCGTGCTTGTGCTCAAACGAAGCGTTGGGGGAGTTGTCGTGAaagaggccgccgccgtcgtcgtcgtcgtagaaGTCCTCGCCTCGGCTCGCCCTCGCGTCGTGCGCCAACGATCTCCTGTtcggcggaggcggcctCGACTGGTCGTGGCGCGAGGGGGGCCGCTGCAGGGGAGGGGGCCggaacggcgtcgtcggcggcagcgccgacTGCGGCCGGCTGTGGGGGATGTAGTTGGGCGGCGGCATTTTCcgcgcgtcctcgtcgagcttcttcGTGCGCAGAGGACGACGGGACACTCGAGGCGCCGACTCGTGGTCGTATCCCTCCGAGGAGCGATACTCCAACGCGGCCTGTCCACGGAcgcccatggccgacgacggccgcgcgTCGAACCGCTGCCTCAGGTGACTCTGCGAGCCGTCGAAgaacgccgccgtcggcccgaCGGGAGAGGCTGGCGGGTAGCCGGCCGAGTGGTAGCCAGCAGGGGCGTAGCCGGTAGGGgaggcaccggcggcggaccaagcgggcggcggagggaaGCTGCCGACCATGaacggcgccggtgccggcccGAGCCCTGGGCCTGGCGGCGTCGAACCTGCATGGAAAAAGGGACCCATCAGCTGCGGCCTGAAAGGCTGCGCGGCGTTTGGAGCGGCCGGCCGCGTCTGCGCTCTCGGCCGGGAGATGGGCGCGGGTTGCTTCACGCCGTAGCAGGCCGGGTCCTCGGCCACGCGACCGCGGAGGTAAGGCGCTTGCTGGACCATGGGCACGGGTTGCGTGACGGCATGCTTCGGGGTCAAAGgcttcgtcttcctcgtcattGTCGATTCCCTTTCGGCCGCTCCGGCACGGGCCCGCctctc encodes:
- a CDS encoding C6 transcription factor, coding for MAGPGGGPPRRSRNCTKHKIRCPYNDVQVPDAERSTTPDKPDLMWTPQIEAAIGEWQATGVFPFPSLGVYPAPMPHMYSLEDLRLIYHVASLYHQLAAIDANNFTLWTRHILVLLRIGATTPYVMHALLAFSAMHIAFLTDCPLVGSMAFEHRGIALSGLHEAINSFSRETSDAILAASLVLSWQATDWRSWTQLMQGTSTVIDAMDSWKHESLFGDFIAESSTFPTAPSSPSPDHRPSQPSEEDLHAYQRTLEQVQKVEAFLKRSKEDTTQLQHLIGFLKGARKITPTLSIAGQYERLQPLRTWLFWMPVGYLQSHQGSPNSLVIIAHLYTVAILMERLFPEIGAAYFGSLSISPVEEIARRLMSYSVARSDADKGAHHQTPLALMEFPIDTVAEFRSRMGWNNPERTPSFPQFHPPNFPVPHDVVEQRQLPHQHQQQQQHQHQHQHQHQLQHQLQHQHQHQHPNYVPYGTAAFSYGADAMPMLNSASTPARGHQPLPHFASPQYLAIPSPTYRGSYSPASSTIEGSVTYSDVDDYGSTLDLGYTSAPCPPGQPFLLGEAQHRSYGVGNLRRGLVKPLSTTLGFAPPDDAANSASSRSSAPSPYLHPESLAMLPLPESPLSTSSPPRFPIRHPHQAAAVSGRHPNSPLAQMPLVSHQDFALRRDRNGRTSPFR